The Candidatus Binatia bacterium genome includes a window with the following:
- a CDS encoding PBP1A family penicillin-binding protein — MFRVLKWLIALAVTVVVAVGAVVVLTAYDELTATLPPLDRLLDYDPPVATRVYADDGSLIEEFYRERRYRVAIADIPPMVRNAFLAAEDSDFFSHRGVDFVGIARAFLANLQAGNVVQGASTITQQVVKSLLLTPERSYQRKIKEILLSLRLEQHLTKEEILELYLNQIYLGDGNHGIGAAAKNYFGKTVQELTPAEAAMLAGLPAAPSRYSPNRDMEAATRRQHYVLRRMLEEQFLSAGQYQEAMREKVHVLTHRQRPGGVRNYYTEAVRLQLEDMFGAEAPYNQGYSVHTAMQPKLQALAEAAIRNGIERLDTSNGYRGPLAHLSDDENRQHMAAVDSELAGAPPDAERIYEAIVSSVASSRLEVSIGTATHATLDVSSLHWNAQNKTRRFAVGDLVEVRARENGHSNPEHPSVEEPVHWYLTETPQVEAALLAIDNAKGGVAAMVGGYDFLGSQFNRALQARRQPGSAFKPFIYSAALDHGFTPATILMDSPVQYMDHDKIWEPRNYTRDYKGPIRLRTALEQSRNVVSVKIVDSLGVKTVVDYLQRFHLNAEFGPNLSLGLGTTELTLKDLTEGYTTFANGGVKVEPVVIKSIEDKDGNPFFSDTPRRREALSPETAALMTYILEGVVERGTATAVKALDRPVAGKTGTTNDQRDAWFIGFTPTMTVGVWVGYDDQTQTLGRLGTGGHVAAPIWLDFMKPALAGTPVRDFEIPEDIDCVNIDPNSGKRAGEWTSKPFLECFKQGTEPGSGGGLEVAGAGASEALESITSNTTTDSPSDYDEAPTGHSSSGALRSAPAVAAPGMLPPAAPDAAAAPPDAAAPPRDPRWATGQATQPINSRGRSADDSAPAPLYPYTPPSQRGAAAEHLKAEAVETPNGPEVHLYRQPAPAPSAPPPTAPATPPATATQPRLWPAPVGNAQEASPPATDHPSRRIWGGVPIQPHSEGADEGVRGSPNTEPEPRD; from the coding sequence GTGTTTCGTGTTCTGAAGTGGCTGATCGCGCTCGCGGTCACGGTAGTCGTGGCCGTCGGCGCCGTGGTCGTGCTGACCGCGTATGACGAGCTGACCGCGACGCTCCCTCCGCTGGACCGCCTTCTCGACTACGATCCGCCGGTTGCCACGAGGGTCTACGCCGACGACGGCTCCCTGATCGAGGAGTTCTACCGGGAGCGCCGCTATCGCGTCGCGATCGCCGACATTCCTCCGATGGTGCGCAACGCGTTCCTCGCCGCCGAGGACTCCGATTTCTTTTCCCATCGCGGTGTCGACTTCGTCGGCATCGCGCGCGCGTTCCTCGCCAACCTCCAGGCCGGCAACGTCGTGCAGGGTGCCAGCACGATCACCCAGCAGGTGGTCAAATCGCTGCTGCTGACCCCCGAGCGGAGCTACCAGCGCAAGATCAAGGAGATCCTGCTGTCGCTGCGCCTCGAGCAGCACCTGACCAAGGAAGAGATTCTCGAGCTGTACCTCAACCAGATCTACCTCGGCGACGGCAACCACGGCATCGGCGCGGCTGCGAAGAACTACTTCGGCAAGACCGTGCAGGAACTGACTCCGGCCGAGGCGGCGATGCTGGCGGGGCTGCCGGCAGCGCCGAGCCGCTATTCGCCCAACCGCGACATGGAAGCGGCCACCAGGCGCCAGCACTACGTGCTGCGGCGCATGCTCGAGGAGCAGTTCCTGAGCGCAGGCCAGTACCAGGAGGCGATGCGCGAGAAGGTGCACGTGCTCACCCATCGCCAGCGGCCGGGCGGAGTGCGCAACTACTACACCGAGGCGGTGCGCCTCCAGCTCGAAGACATGTTCGGCGCCGAGGCGCCGTACAACCAGGGCTATTCGGTGCACACCGCGATGCAGCCGAAACTGCAGGCGCTGGCCGAAGCGGCGATCCGCAACGGAATCGAGCGCCTCGACACTTCGAACGGCTACCGCGGCCCGCTCGCCCATCTCAGCGACGACGAGAACCGCCAGCACATGGCAGCCGTCGATTCGGAGCTGGCCGGCGCCCCGCCCGATGCCGAGCGCATCTACGAAGCCATCGTCAGCAGCGTGGCGTCCTCCAGGCTGGAAGTCTCGATCGGGACGGCGACGCACGCGACGCTCGACGTCTCGTCCCTGCACTGGAACGCGCAGAACAAGACGAGGCGGTTTGCGGTCGGCGACCTCGTCGAAGTGCGCGCGCGGGAGAACGGGCACAGCAACCCCGAGCATCCTTCGGTCGAGGAGCCGGTGCACTGGTACCTGACCGAAACCCCGCAGGTCGAGGCGGCACTGCTGGCAATCGACAACGCCAAGGGCGGCGTGGCCGCGATGGTCGGCGGCTACGATTTCCTCGGCAGCCAGTTCAACCGCGCACTGCAGGCCAGGCGCCAGCCGGGCTCGGCGTTCAAGCCTTTCATCTATTCGGCCGCGCTCGACCACGGCTTCACGCCGGCGACGATCCTGATGGATTCGCCGGTGCAGTACATGGATCACGACAAGATCTGGGAGCCGCGCAACTACACGCGCGACTACAAGGGCCCGATCCGGCTGCGCACCGCGCTCGAGCAGTCGCGCAACGTCGTGTCGGTCAAGATCGTCGATTCGCTCGGCGTCAAGACCGTCGTCGACTACCTGCAGCGCTTCCACCTGAACGCCGAGTTCGGACCGAACCTCTCGCTCGGCCTCGGAACCACCGAGCTCACGCTGAAGGACCTGACCGAGGGTTACACGACGTTTGCCAACGGCGGCGTCAAGGTCGAGCCCGTCGTCATCAAGAGCATCGAGGACAAGGACGGCAACCCGTTCTTCAGCGACACGCCGCGCCGCCGCGAAGCGTTGTCGCCGGAGACTGCCGCGCTGATGACGTACATCCTCGAAGGCGTCGTCGAACGCGGCACCGCAACCGCAGTCAAGGCGCTGGACCGTCCCGTTGCCGGCAAGACCGGCACGACCAACGACCAGCGCGACGCGTGGTTCATCGGATTTACGCCGACGATGACCGTCGGCGTCTGGGTCGGCTACGACGACCAGACGCAGACGCTCGGGCGCCTCGGCACCGGCGGCCACGTCGCAGCTCCGATCTGGCTCGACTTCATGAAGCCCGCGCTCGCGGGTACGCCGGTGCGCGACTTCGAGATTCCCGAAGACATCGACTGCGTGAACATCGATCCGAACTCCGGCAAACGAGCCGGAGAATGGACGTCCAAACCTTTCCTCGAATGCTTCAAGCAGGGCACGGAGCCGGGCTCCGGAGGCGGGCTGGAAGTGGCGGGCGCCGGGGCGAGCGAAGCGCTCGAGTCGATCACGTCGAACACGACGACGGACTCGCCGTCCGATTACGACGAAGCGCCGACGGGGCATTCGTCCTCAGGGGCCCTTCGCTCCGCACCTGCCGTTGCCGCGCCCGGCATGCTGCCTCCTGCAGCGCCGGATGCTGCTGCAGCGCCGCCCGACGCCGCCGCGCCGCCGCGCGATCCGCGCTGGGCCACAGGGCAGGCGACACAGCCGATCAATTCCCGCGGGCGTTCGGCCGACGACTCCGCACCCGCGCCCCTTTATCCTTACACGCCGCCGAGCCAGCGAGGCGCAGCCGCCGAACATCTCAAAGCCGAGGCGGTCGAGACGCCGAACGGTCCCGAAGTGCACCTGTACCGCCAGCCCGCTCCGGCGCCTTCTGCGCCGCCGCCCACCGCACCGGCCACCCCGCCGGCCACTGCCACGCAGCCGCGCCTGTGGCCGGCGCCGGTCGGCAACGCGCAGGAGGCGTCGCCTCCTGCAACGGACCATCCTTCGCGCCGCATCTGGGGCGGAGTCCCGATCCAGCCTCACAGCGAAGGCGCGGACGAAGGCGTCAGAGGGTCTCCCAATACGGAGCCAGAGCCTCGCGACTGA
- a CDS encoding Sir2 family NAD-dependent protein deacetylase translates to MKSADAQRSPERPSLERAAELLRDARSVVFLTGAGISTESGIPDFRSPGGLWSRHDPRKLTFDLFCLHEQTRRDYWKLATETYPILRAAEPNGAHHAVVAIERAGKLDRLITQNIDGLHRKAGSSPERTIEIHGTSMRATCIECGLEHDRQKLHEQISSGKLEVPYCRSCNGPVKPATISFGQQMPERETREAFEAASRCDLFIVIGSSLVVYPAASLPDAAVAAGAPLVIVNNEPTPKDRDAAAVLGGSAAESMAMLVRAAGIVPS, encoded by the coding sequence GTGAAATCCGCGGATGCACAGCGCTCGCCGGAGCGTCCGTCACTCGAGCGGGCGGCAGAGCTTCTGCGCGACGCGCGCTCGGTCGTTTTCCTCACCGGGGCCGGCATCTCGACCGAGTCGGGAATTCCCGACTTCCGCTCTCCGGGCGGACTGTGGTCGCGCCACGATCCGCGCAAGCTGACCTTCGATCTGTTCTGCCTCCACGAGCAGACGCGCCGCGACTACTGGAAGCTGGCAACCGAGACGTATCCGATCCTTCGCGCGGCCGAGCCGAACGGTGCCCACCACGCGGTGGTCGCGATCGAGAGAGCCGGAAAGCTCGACCGCCTGATCACGCAGAACATCGACGGCCTGCACCGCAAAGCCGGGAGCTCGCCCGAGCGGACCATCGAGATCCACGGGACGTCGATGCGCGCGACCTGCATCGAGTGCGGGCTCGAGCACGACCGCCAGAAGCTTCACGAGCAGATCTCCAGCGGGAAGCTCGAGGTGCCGTACTGCCGCTCGTGCAACGGACCGGTCAAGCCGGCCACCATTTCGTTCGGCCAGCAGATGCCCGAGCGCGAGACGCGCGAGGCTTTCGAGGCGGCTTCGCGCTGCGACCTCTTCATCGTCATCGGCTCGTCGCTCGTCGTGTATCCGGCGGCCTCGCTGCCCGATGCTGCCGTGGCGGCGGGCGCGCCGCTCGTCATCGTCAACAACGAGCCGACACCCAAAGACCGCGACGCGGCGGCCGTGCTGGGTGGCTCGGCTGCCGAGTCGATGGCGATGCTGGTGCGCGCCGCCGGAATCGTTCCCTCTTGA
- the tatA gene encoding twin-arginine translocase TatA/TatE family subunit has translation MFGIGPSELIVILVIALLVLGPKRLPELAAGLGKGLAEFRRATADINAELDEARRALEEQAREASRASQQGRVSRNPRAAAGEENAPVTASAPAADEHAAAADDDESHPHPKAPA, from the coding sequence ATGTTCGGCATCGGTCCTTCCGAGCTCATCGTCATCCTCGTGATTGCCCTGCTGGTTCTCGGGCCGAAACGGCTGCCGGAGCTGGCCGCGGGCCTCGGCAAGGGTCTTGCCGAATTCCGCCGCGCGACGGCCGACATCAACGCCGAGCTCGACGAGGCGCGGCGCGCGCTCGAAGAGCAGGCGCGCGAGGCCTCGCGTGCATCGCAGCAGGGCCGCGTCTCGCGCAACCCGCGCGCAGCAGCCGGCGAAGAAAACGCCCCCGTTACCGCCTCCGCGCCCGCCGCCGACGAGCATGCGGCGGCCGCCGACGACGACGAGTCGCACCCGCACCCGAAGGCCCCGGCCTGA
- a CDS encoding histone deacetylase → MRRTALLVDRRFAHHDTGRRHPESPARIEALCELFEAAPLSALPRVAARAATEEELRRVHDAAHVAAVAASAARPHTQFDADTPASSGSFDAALLAAGGAVAMADAILAGDVDNGFAALRPPGHHAEGNHPMGFCLFNNVAVVARHLTDARGLSRVLVVDWDVHHGNGTQHSFYDSDQVLYVSTHQYPFYPGTGRPEETGRGRASGYTVNVPMPAGCGDDEYLAAFRDLVLPLAREFAPEFVLVSAGYDAHRSDPLASMALSTAAFGAMTDALVEVADESARGRVLLLLEGGYDIEALKDSVATSIAHLADPAAFVAGGGELTAWGRLSREALAPYWETL, encoded by the coding sequence ATGCGCCGCACGGCACTGCTGGTCGACCGTCGCTTTGCCCACCACGACACCGGAAGGCGCCATCCCGAGAGCCCGGCGCGCATCGAGGCGCTGTGCGAGCTGTTCGAGGCGGCGCCGCTTTCGGCGCTGCCGCGGGTCGCCGCCCGGGCCGCTACCGAGGAAGAGCTGCGCCGGGTTCACGACGCCGCGCACGTGGCGGCGGTCGCCGCCAGCGCGGCGCGTCCCCACACGCAGTTCGACGCCGATACGCCGGCATCGTCGGGCTCGTTCGATGCGGCGCTGCTGGCCGCCGGCGGCGCAGTGGCGATGGCCGATGCCATCCTGGCCGGCGACGTCGACAACGGTTTTGCCGCACTGAGGCCCCCCGGCCACCACGCCGAGGGCAACCATCCGATGGGCTTCTGCCTCTTCAACAACGTTGCCGTCGTTGCGCGCCACCTGACGGACGCTCGCGGTCTTTCGCGCGTCCTCGTCGTCGACTGGGACGTGCACCACGGCAACGGCACCCAGCATTCGTTCTACGACAGTGACCAGGTGCTGTACGTCTCGACGCACCAGTACCCGTTCTATCCCGGCACGGGGCGTCCCGAAGAAACCGGCCGCGGAAGGGCGAGCGGATACACGGTCAACGTGCCGATGCCGGCCGGCTGCGGCGACGACGAATACCTCGCGGCTTTTCGCGACCTCGTTCTTCCGCTCGCGCGCGAGTTCGCGCCCGAGTTCGTGCTGGTCTCGGCCGGCTACGACGCGCATCGCAGCGATCCGCTCGCATCGATGGCGCTTTCCACGGCGGCCTTCGGTGCGATGACCGATGCGCTGGTCGAGGTCGCCGACGAGTCTGCGCGCGGGCGCGTGCTGCTGCTGCTCGAAGGCGGCTACGACATCGAGGCGCTGAAAGATTCGGTGGCGACCAGCATTGCGCACCTGGCGGACCCCGCTGCGTTCGTCGCGGGCGGCGGCGAGCTGACGGCGTGGGGCCGTCTCAGTCGCGAGGCTCTGGCTCCGTATTGGGAGACCCTCTGA
- a CDS encoding bifunctional hydroxymethylpyrimidine kinase/phosphomethylpyrimidine kinase has protein sequence MSGRRPALVVAIGGLDPSGGAGILADVRSIEAMGALPAAVVTAITVQSGTGLRSSRAVAPSLVLAQLDELLDALPVAAIKIGQVPTAQVARALGRRLSSRAIPVVLDPVLAATGGGRLAAPAAVRAIVSSLFPVATLVTVNLDEAAALAGVPVTNLAGMRRAAAVLASATGGAVLVKGGHLRAAPTDLLLNDGRETRMTSRRIRGSMHGSGCALASAAAAALAGGDDLATAVRRAREHVHSLIVSGVRIGRTRFRAPGPR, from the coding sequence ATGAGCGGGCGACGTCCTGCGCTCGTCGTCGCCATCGGAGGCCTCGATCCGTCCGGGGGAGCGGGAATTCTCGCGGACGTGCGCTCGATCGAAGCGATGGGCGCGCTGCCCGCGGCTGTCGTCACGGCGATCACCGTGCAGTCGGGGACCGGATTGCGCTCGTCTCGCGCCGTCGCTCCGAGCCTCGTGCTCGCCCAGCTCGACGAGCTGCTGGACGCTCTTCCGGTTGCCGCGATCAAGATCGGTCAGGTACCGACGGCCCAGGTGGCGCGAGCCCTTGGCCGTCGCCTCAGTTCGCGCGCCATTCCCGTCGTCCTCGATCCGGTGCTCGCAGCGACCGGCGGGGGCCGGCTTGCCGCGCCGGCAGCCGTGAGGGCGATCGTCTCGAGCCTGTTTCCGGTCGCGACGCTCGTGACGGTGAATCTCGACGAAGCGGCCGCGCTGGCGGGAGTCCCCGTGACCAATCTCGCAGGAATGCGAAGAGCCGCCGCTGTTCTCGCCTCCGCGACCGGCGGCGCCGTGCTCGTCAAAGGCGGGCATCTTCGCGCAGCGCCGACCGACCTCCTTCTCAATGACGGACGCGAGACGCGAATGACGTCGCGGCGCATCCGCGGATCGATGCATGGAAGCGGATGCGCCCTGGCATCGGCCGCCGCCGCTGCGCTGGCAGGCGGCGACGACCTCGCGACCGCGGTCCGGCGCGCGCGCGAGCACGTGCACTCCCTGATCGTCTCCGGTGTCCGCATCGGTCGTACCCGTTTTCGCGCCCCCGGCCCGCGCTGA
- the tatC gene encoding twin-arginine translocase subunit TatC, with amino-acid sequence MEDVELPLTGHLAELRRRLLRAVLAIAVAFAFCYPESALIFQILEHPLRSSAETNNLKFQIIGTGIAEAFFTRLGVSLVASVFVAIPVILYQLWRFIAPGLKTHEASYAKWFVLFGTLFFASGASFCYLFVFPVGFPFFLQEYADLGIDPVLRISEYLSFTSRMMLAFGATFELPVVIFFLARAGLVTWRQLLQFSRYAVVVIFIVAAVLTPTPDAANQFMMAIPLCFLYAASVGVAYFFGKPRPVEETAEEEKPEDSTTLPSRR; translated from the coding sequence GTGGAGGACGTCGAGCTGCCCCTGACCGGCCATCTGGCCGAGCTGCGTCGCAGACTCCTGCGTGCCGTCCTGGCCATCGCCGTCGCGTTCGCGTTCTGCTACCCCGAGTCCGCGCTGATCTTCCAGATCCTCGAGCACCCGCTGCGCAGCTCGGCCGAAACCAACAACCTCAAGTTCCAGATCATCGGCACCGGCATCGCCGAGGCGTTCTTCACGCGGCTCGGGGTCTCGCTGGTCGCATCGGTGTTCGTCGCGATCCCGGTGATCCTTTACCAGCTGTGGCGATTCATCGCGCCGGGGCTGAAGACGCACGAGGCCAGCTACGCGAAGTGGTTCGTGCTGTTCGGCACGCTGTTTTTCGCGTCCGGTGCGTCGTTCTGTTACCTGTTCGTGTTCCCGGTCGGGTTCCCGTTCTTCCTGCAGGAGTATGCCGACCTCGGCATCGACCCGGTGCTGCGCATCAGCGAGTACCTGTCGTTCACGTCGCGGATGATGCTCGCGTTCGGCGCGACCTTCGAGCTGCCGGTCGTGATCTTCTTCCTCGCGCGCGCCGGCCTGGTCACGTGGCGACAGCTGCTGCAGTTCTCGCGTTACGCCGTCGTCGTCATCTTCATCGTCGCCGCCGTCTTGACGCCGACGCCCGATGCCGCCAACCAGTTCATGATGGCGATTCCGCTCTGCTTCCTCTACGCCGCGTCGGTCGGCGTGGCGTATTTCTTCGGCAAACCGCGGCCGGTCGAGGAGACCGCCGAAGAGGAAAAGCCCGAAGATTCGACGACGCTGCCTTCGCGCCGCTGA
- the ptsP gene encoding phosphoenolpyruvate--protein phosphotransferase, with the protein MLEDLTVLLGPGSSSGEALEGLVRMVAAAFDCEVCSLYSYDPETGLLSLAATQGLPARSIGRVTMSKTEGLVGLVVEQQQPIVVDDALAHPRFKFFPETGEEKYHSFLGVPVGEGPATRGVLVVQSRRRRRFSPEDVSLARAVAGQIRAFMVNAHLAERLQRQEEERERFRREMQKAVQRLESLESARSRTEKKKTETGTVMFSGLGASSGIGIGRAHRIAPPANLADVQVVAGAGGVAERARFETALIKAVAEVEQARVRMRELVPEVSGAIFEALRMMIEDRSFATRIFEEIDKGVAAEGALKTVVGDYVQRFEAMTDHYIRERAADVREAGQRILGHLLGAQTDVPEVTEDAVLVAFELSVTDLAALDHDKLCGIVASSGGVTSHAVILAKSLGIPTVVGADGVFESVREGTDAIVDGNSGTVYLRPEPDVLAEYRRMAGEYREFQRGLEHLRELPAETLDGHRISLLANVGLVGELALIDRYGAEGIGLYRTEFPFLSWRDFPNEDEQRSLYKRVFTKMHGRPVTLRTLDLGADKHPLFGTQLRERNPFLGLRSIRLSLESEDFFREQIRAVLRAAGSDPLRLLFPMITNVEEMRRVREIYAECLSDLEAAGLGEQPNVELGAMIEVPAAVLRAPQLMREVDFVSIGTNDLIQYTLAVDRDNVHVASMYEPLHPAVLQSIRMIVDAARDAGRRVGMCGEMAGNPLCTLVLIGMGLDELSMGAPSIPVIKQLVRSARYDDAVTVANEALRCDTIEEVKGCVIGALRDRGLMELVDSVS; encoded by the coding sequence TTGCTCGAGGACCTGACGGTTCTGCTCGGCCCGGGCTCGTCGTCGGGCGAAGCGCTCGAAGGACTCGTGCGCATGGTCGCGGCGGCCTTCGATTGCGAGGTCTGCTCGCTTTACAGCTACGATCCCGAAACCGGCCTTCTCAGCCTGGCCGCGACGCAGGGCCTTCCCGCGCGCAGCATCGGGCGCGTGACGATGAGCAAGACCGAGGGCCTCGTCGGCCTCGTCGTCGAGCAGCAGCAGCCGATCGTCGTCGACGATGCGCTGGCGCATCCCCGGTTCAAATTCTTTCCCGAAACCGGTGAAGAGAAGTACCACTCGTTCCTCGGCGTGCCGGTAGGCGAAGGGCCGGCCACGCGCGGCGTGCTCGTCGTCCAGAGCCGCCGGCGCCGGCGCTTCTCGCCGGAGGACGTGAGCCTGGCTCGCGCGGTTGCCGGCCAGATCCGCGCGTTCATGGTCAACGCCCACCTCGCCGAGCGCCTGCAGCGCCAGGAAGAGGAGAGGGAGCGTTTCCGCCGCGAGATGCAGAAGGCCGTGCAGAGGCTCGAGAGCCTCGAGTCGGCACGCTCGCGCACCGAAAAGAAGAAGACCGAAACCGGCACCGTGATGTTCTCGGGCCTCGGTGCCTCCTCGGGCATCGGCATCGGTCGTGCCCATCGCATCGCGCCGCCGGCCAATCTTGCCGACGTGCAGGTGGTTGCCGGCGCAGGCGGCGTCGCCGAGCGCGCCCGGTTCGAGACGGCGCTCATCAAGGCCGTCGCCGAGGTCGAGCAGGCGCGGGTACGCATGCGCGAGCTGGTGCCGGAAGTCAGCGGAGCGATCTTCGAGGCGCTGCGGATGATGATCGAGGATCGCTCGTTCGCCACGCGCATCTTCGAGGAAATCGACAAGGGAGTCGCCGCCGAAGGAGCCCTCAAGACCGTCGTCGGCGATTACGTGCAGCGCTTCGAGGCCATGACCGACCATTACATTCGCGAGCGCGCCGCCGACGTGCGCGAGGCCGGGCAGCGCATTCTCGGACACCTCCTCGGTGCCCAGACCGACGTTCCCGAGGTCACCGAAGACGCGGTGCTGGTCGCGTTCGAGCTGTCGGTGACCGACCTTGCGGCTCTCGACCACGACAAGCTCTGCGGCATCGTCGCTTCCAGCGGCGGCGTGACGTCCCACGCGGTGATCCTCGCCAAATCGCTCGGCATTCCCACCGTCGTCGGCGCCGACGGCGTCTTCGAGTCGGTGCGCGAGGGGACCGACGCGATCGTCGACGGCAACTCCGGCACCGTCTACCTCCGGCCCGAGCCCGACGTGCTCGCCGAATACCGGCGCATGGCCGGCGAGTACCGCGAGTTCCAGCGCGGCCTCGAGCACCTGCGCGAGCTTCCCGCCGAAACCCTCGACGGCCATCGCATCAGCCTGCTCGCCAACGTCGGCCTGGTCGGCGAGCTCGCGCTGATCGACCGCTACGGCGCCGAAGGCATCGGTCTCTACCGCACGGAGTTCCCTTTTCTTTCGTGGCGCGACTTCCCGAACGAAGACGAGCAGCGCAGCCTCTACAAGCGCGTGTTCACGAAGATGCACGGACGCCCGGTGACGCTTCGCACCCTGGACCTCGGCGCCGACAAGCACCCGCTGTTCGGCACCCAGCTTCGCGAGCGCAACCCGTTTCTCGGCCTGCGCTCGATCCGGCTGTCGCTCGAGTCGGAGGATTTCTTCCGCGAGCAGATCCGCGCGGTGCTGCGCGCGGCCGGCAGCGATCCGCTGCGCCTGCTGTTCCCGATGATCACCAACGTCGAGGAAATGCGGCGCGTGCGCGAGATTTACGCCGAGTGCCTGTCGGACCTCGAGGCCGCGGGTCTCGGCGAGCAGCCCAACGTCGAGCTCGGTGCGATGATCGAAGTTCCCGCTGCGGTGCTGCGCGCGCCGCAGCTGATGCGCGAAGTCGACTTCGTCTCGATCGGTACCAACGACCTGATCCAGTACACACTGGCCGTGGACCGCGACAACGTCCACGTCGCCTCGATGTACGAGCCGCTGCACCCGGCGGTGCTGCAGTCGATCCGCATGATCGTCGATGCGGCGCGCGATGCCGGTCGCCGCGTCGGCATGTGCGGCGAGATGGCCGGCAATCCTCTTTGCACCCTCGTGCTCATCGGCATGGGCCTGGACGAGCTCAGCATGGGCGCTCCGTCGATCCCGGTGATCAAGCAGCTCGTGCGCAGCGCGCGCTACGACGATGCGGTCACGGTGGCCAACGAGGCTCTTCGCTGTGACACGATCGAGGAGGTCAAGGGCTGCGTGATCGGGGCGCTGCGCGATCGCGGGCTGATGGAGCTGGTCGACTCGGTGAGCTGA
- a CDS encoding DegT/DnrJ/EryC1/StrS family aminotransferase produces the protein MSTSPPIRASLPTSTSRPAWLDLAADFRAVEVDARRRIDGVLARQQFVLGPETAELEASLGARLGAKCAVAVSSGSDALYLALVALGIGAGDAVVLPAFTFFATAGAVWRAGAVPVFCDIDRKSFNAGAAEFRTAIARHFEGPATQLRHRASGARLAALLPVHLYGYSAPIGEIVTLAREHGVAVIEDAAQAIDCRHGGASVGCFGEIGCFSFYPTKNLGGPGDGGLVVARDENLGARITGLRSHGATSTSYQHDEVGINARMGELVAAVLNAKLPHLAGWTARRREIASLYARLLAPGQRHGLVAPALPAGVESHVWHQFTVRIDDPRGSGRRDRVAAILAERAVPTRVFYPQPLHLQPCFATLGGKPGDLPEAECAAGEVLCLPIHPSLSDEAVAVVAKSLEAAVASA, from the coding sequence TTGAGCACTTCGCCTCCCATCCGGGCGTCCCTTCCCACGTCGACGTCCCGTCCGGCGTGGCTCGACCTCGCCGCCGACTTCCGCGCCGTCGAAGTCGATGCGCGCCGACGCATAGACGGTGTGCTGGCTCGCCAGCAGTTCGTGCTCGGGCCGGAGACCGCCGAGCTCGAGGCTTCGCTTGGCGCCCGGCTCGGTGCGAAGTGCGCCGTCGCCGTCTCGTCGGGAAGCGACGCGCTGTACCTGGCTCTGGTTGCGCTCGGCATCGGTGCCGGCGACGCGGTCGTGCTGCCTGCGTTTACGTTCTTCGCCACCGCAGGCGCAGTGTGGCGCGCCGGGGCAGTGCCGGTGTTCTGCGACATCGACCGGAAGAGCTTCAACGCGGGGGCGGCTGAATTCCGCACTGCGATCGCCAGGCATTTCGAAGGGCCGGCGACGCAGCTGCGCCATCGCGCCAGCGGAGCGCGCCTTGCGGCGCTGCTGCCCGTGCACCTTTACGGGTACAGCGCGCCGATCGGCGAAATCGTCACGCTGGCGCGCGAGCACGGCGTCGCCGTCATCGAGGATGCAGCCCAGGCCATCGATTGTCGCCACGGTGGAGCGTCGGTCGGCTGCTTCGGTGAAATCGGCTGTTTTTCGTTCTACCCGACGAAGAACCTCGGCGGCCCCGGCGACGGAGGCCTCGTCGTTGCCCGCGACGAGAACCTCGGCGCGAGGATCACCGGTCTGCGCAGTCACGGCGCAACGTCGACGAGCTACCAGCACGACGAGGTCGGGATCAATGCGCGCATGGGCGAGCTGGTGGCGGCAGTGCTCAATGCCAAGCTGCCGCATCTTGCCGGCTGGACCGCGCGCCGCCGCGAGATCGCCTCGCTGTACGCGCGGCTGCTTGCGCCGGGCCAGCGGCACGGCCTGGTCGCGCCCGCGCTGCCTGCCGGCGTCGAAAGCCACGTCTGGCACCAGTTCACCGTCCGCATCGACGATCCGCGCGGCAGCGGACGTCGCGACCGCGTCGCGGCGATCCTCGCCGAACGCGCAGTGCCGACGCGCGTGTTCTATCCGCAGCCTCTGCACCTGCAGCCGTGTTTTGCGACTCTCGGAGGAAAACCGGGCGACCTGCCCGAAGCCGAGTGCGCCGCCGGCGAGGTGCTGTGCCTGCCGATCCATCCTTCGCTCAGCGACGAGGCTGTCGCCGTCGTTGCCAAGTCTCTCGAAGCCGCCGTCGCATCCGCATGA